A stretch of the Streptomyces sp. NBC_00078 genome encodes the following:
- a CDS encoding TIGR03767 family metallophosphoesterase, protein MSRIRSVAATIPAINRRTVLAAAGAAAVSAGVGYALRPTESQAATATTATTEGTRVVAQSRRAPAAPLAPYTKGTTLATVAAPHTGSGYRRLGDGPGWSRVVRSELAAPKTGRAGRRTALAAFVQLTDLHLIDAQHPMRLEYLRSTDKHAWRPHEALTVQGAVSLVERINALRGAPVTGSPLHFAMTTGDNTDNNAKSELDWFLKIMSGGRITPNSGDPRHYEGVQNSGLKTYWQPDSSVRDGDKQLGFPHLQGFLAAAIREVQSPGLNLPWYSTVGNHDAMPLGCYGHGDSWLAEYAVGGRKLMSLSASEATKLQNHIKNGNDPKGTAFRDMLKAHSRDMRSVSADEKRAPYTPAEYLKAHLDPAYRGVGPVGHGYSSANLAAGTQYYTFRIAEDVVGISLDTTDPGGHYEGSIGTAQLKWLDKQLRDNKDSYVVVFSHHTSKTMTNTNHVDPARPNERRHNGQEVIATLGAHRNVLAWVNGHIHRNDITPHAASGGRSFWEISTASHVDYPQLARVIELTDNKDGTISLFTTLVESSAPHRTDFSDLTQTGLAALYRELSYNAPGASTSLGGDANDRNTELVLKKA, encoded by the coding sequence ATGTCGCGCATACGCTCTGTCGCCGCCACCATCCCGGCGATCAACCGCCGTACCGTCCTCGCCGCCGCCGGCGCGGCGGCCGTCTCCGCAGGCGTCGGCTACGCCTTGCGGCCCACCGAAAGCCAGGCCGCCACCGCCACGACCGCCACCACCGAGGGCACCCGGGTCGTGGCGCAGTCCCGCCGGGCCCCGGCCGCCCCCCTCGCCCCGTACACCAAGGGCACCACCCTCGCCACCGTCGCCGCCCCGCACACCGGCTCCGGCTACCGCCGCCTCGGTGACGGCCCGGGCTGGAGCCGGGTCGTGCGCAGCGAGCTGGCCGCGCCCAAGACGGGCCGCGCCGGCCGCCGTACCGCGCTCGCCGCGTTCGTGCAGCTCACCGACCTGCACCTGATCGACGCCCAGCACCCGATGCGCCTGGAGTACCTGCGCTCCACCGACAAGCACGCCTGGCGTCCGCACGAGGCGCTCACCGTGCAGGGCGCGGTCTCGCTGGTCGAGCGGATCAACGCGCTGCGCGGCGCCCCTGTCACAGGCTCCCCGCTGCACTTCGCGATGACCACAGGCGACAACACGGACAACAACGCCAAGTCCGAGCTCGACTGGTTCCTGAAGATCATGAGCGGCGGCCGTATCACCCCCAACTCCGGTGACCCGCGGCACTACGAGGGTGTCCAGAACAGCGGCCTCAAGACGTACTGGCAGCCCGACTCCAGCGTCCGCGACGGCGACAAGCAGCTCGGCTTCCCGCATCTGCAGGGCTTCCTGGCCGCCGCGATCCGCGAGGTCCAGAGCCCCGGCCTGAACCTGCCCTGGTACTCCACGGTCGGCAACCACGACGCCATGCCGCTCGGCTGCTACGGCCACGGCGACTCCTGGCTCGCCGAGTACGCGGTCGGCGGCAGGAAGCTGATGTCCCTGTCCGCGTCCGAGGCGACGAAGCTCCAGAACCACATCAAGAACGGCAACGACCCCAAGGGCACCGCCTTCCGGGACATGCTGAAGGCGCACAGCCGTGACATGCGCTCGGTCAGCGCGGACGAGAAGCGTGCCCCGTACACCCCGGCCGAGTACCTCAAGGCCCACCTCGACCCGGCGTACCGCGGTGTGGGCCCGGTCGGGCACGGCTACTCCAGTGCCAACCTCGCGGCGGGCACCCAGTACTACACCTTCCGGATCGCCGAGGACGTCGTCGGCATCAGCCTCGACACCACCGACCCGGGCGGGCACTACGAAGGCTCCATCGGTACGGCCCAGTTGAAGTGGCTGGACAAGCAGCTGCGGGACAACAAGGACTCGTACGTCGTCGTCTTCAGCCACCACACCAGCAAGACCATGACGAACACGAACCACGTGGACCCGGCCCGCCCGAACGAGCGGCGGCACAACGGCCAGGAGGTCATCGCGACCCTCGGCGCCCACCGCAACGTCCTCGCCTGGGTGAACGGCCACATCCACCGCAACGACATCACCCCGCACGCGGCCTCCGGCGGCCGCTCCTTCTGGGAGATCTCCACCGCGTCGCACGTGGACTACCCCCAGCTCGCCCGGGTCATCGAGCTGACGGACAACAAGGACGGCACGATCTCCCTGTTCACGACGCTCGTCGAGTCCTCGGCCCCGCACCGCACGGACTTCTCCGACCTCACCCAGACGGGCCTCGCGGCGCTCTACCGCGAGCTGTCGTACAACGCCCCGGGCGCCAGCACCTCGCTCGGCGGCGACGCGAACGACCGCAACACGGAACTGGTGCTGAAGAAGGCCTGA
- a CDS encoding RNA polymerase sigma factor: MLRRKARRAQKDDQGDPLDAAQERRVRAVLALGGVPQTDLPDGVQQVRLRLLERAAKGYEAPRDVSAWAAVVASNLAMDWHRAKKRQERIGERLASLRQLEHPSGEDTSVLSLAVAQGLDELPGPQRQVLVLRFFADLPVRSIAEELGVPEGTVKSRLHTAVRALRARLHEDEVV, translated from the coding sequence GTGCTGCGCAGAAAGGCCCGCCGGGCCCAGAAGGACGATCAGGGGGATCCTCTGGACGCGGCTCAGGAACGCCGGGTGCGGGCGGTGCTCGCGCTGGGCGGGGTGCCGCAGACGGACCTGCCGGACGGGGTGCAGCAGGTCCGCCTGCGGCTGCTGGAGCGCGCCGCGAAGGGGTACGAGGCCCCGCGCGACGTCTCCGCGTGGGCGGCCGTCGTCGCCTCCAACCTGGCCATGGACTGGCACCGGGCCAAGAAGCGCCAGGAGCGGATCGGCGAACGGCTGGCCTCCCTGCGGCAGCTGGAGCACCCCTCAGGGGAGGACACCAGCGTGCTCTCCCTGGCCGTCGCCCAGGGCCTCGACGAGCTGCCCGGCCCCCAGCGTCAGGTCCTCGTCCTGCGCTTCTTCGCCGATCTGCCGGTCCGCTCGATCGCCGAGGAGCTCGGCGTCCCCGAGGGCACCGTCAAGAGCCGGCTGCACACGGCGGTACGGGCCCTGCGCGCCCGCCTGCACGAGGACGAGGTGGTGTGA
- the pepN gene encoding aminopeptidase N, which produces MPGTNLTREEAQQRAKLLTVDSYEIDLDLSGAQEGGTYRSVTTVRFDVAENGAASFIDLVAPTVHEVTLNGDALDPAEVFKDSRIALPGLLQGRNIVRVVADCAYTNTGEGLHRFVDPVDQQAYLYTQFEVPDARRVFASFEQPDLKATFQFTVKAPTGWTVISNSPTPEPKDDTWAFEPTPRISSYITALIVGPYHSVHSVYEKDGQSVPLGIYCRPSLAEFLDSDAIFEVTRQGFEWFQEKFDYAYPFKKYDQLFVPEFNAGAMENAGAVTIRDQYVFRSKVTDASYELRAETILHELAHMWFGDLVTMEWWNDLWLNESFATYTSIACQAYHPESRWPHSWTTFANSMKTWAYRQDQLPSTHPIMAEINDLDDVLVNFDGITYAKGASVLKQLVAYVGMDEFFAGVQAYFKRHAFGNTRLSDLLGALEETSGRDLGTWSQKWLQTAGINVLRPEIETDGEGGAGVITSFAIRQEAPALPAGAKGAPTLRPHRIAVGLYELDAESGKLVRDERVELDVDGESTAVPQLVGKHRPAVVLLNDDDLSYAKVRLDEESLAFVTEHLGDFESSLPRALCWASAWDMTRDAELATRDYLSLVLSGIGKESDIGVVQSLHRQVKLAIDLYADPATREALLNRWTDATLAHLRTSAPGSDHQLAWARAFAATARTPEQLDLLDSLLEGAHTIEGLAVDTELRWAFVQRLAAVGRYDETEIAGEYERDRTAAGERHAASARAARPTEEAKAEVWAQVVESDKLPNAVQEAVIGGFVQTDQRELLAPYAEKYFEVVKGVWDSRSHEIAQQIAVGLYPAVQVSQETLDLTDAWLASAEPGAALRRLVSESRSGVERALKAQAADARA; this is translated from the coding sequence GTGCCTGGCACAAACCTGACTCGCGAAGAGGCGCAGCAGCGGGCGAAGCTGCTCACCGTTGACTCGTACGAGATCGATCTCGACCTCTCCGGCGCGCAGGAGGGCGGCACCTACCGGTCCGTGACCACGGTGCGTTTCGACGTGGCCGAGAACGGCGCCGCGTCCTTCATCGACCTGGTGGCCCCCACCGTCCACGAGGTGACGCTCAACGGCGACGCGCTCGACCCCGCGGAGGTCTTCAAGGACTCGCGCATCGCCCTCCCGGGGCTGCTCCAGGGCCGCAACATCGTGCGGGTCGTCGCCGACTGCGCCTACACCAACACCGGTGAGGGCCTGCACCGCTTCGTCGACCCCGTCGACCAACAGGCTTATCTCTACACCCAGTTCGAGGTCCCGGACGCCCGCCGCGTGTTCGCGTCCTTCGAGCAGCCCGACCTGAAGGCGACCTTCCAGTTCACGGTGAAGGCACCCACCGGCTGGACCGTCATCTCCAACTCGCCGACGCCCGAGCCCAAGGACGACACCTGGGCCTTCGAGCCGACGCCGCGGATCTCGTCGTACATCACGGCGCTCATCGTCGGCCCGTACCACTCGGTCCACAGCGTGTACGAGAAGGACGGGCAGTCCGTCCCGCTCGGCATCTACTGCCGGCCCTCGCTCGCCGAGTTCCTCGACTCCGACGCGATCTTCGAGGTCACGCGGCAGGGCTTCGAGTGGTTCCAGGAGAAGTTCGACTACGCGTACCCGTTCAAGAAGTACGACCAGCTGTTCGTGCCGGAGTTCAACGCGGGCGCGATGGAGAACGCCGGTGCGGTGACCATCCGCGACCAGTACGTCTTCCGCTCCAAGGTCACCGACGCGTCGTACGAGCTGCGCGCCGAGACGATCCTGCACGAGCTGGCCCACATGTGGTTCGGCGACCTGGTCACCATGGAGTGGTGGAACGACCTGTGGCTGAACGAGTCGTTCGCCACCTACACCTCCATCGCCTGCCAGGCGTACCACCCGGAGTCCCGCTGGCCGCACTCCTGGACCACCTTCGCCAACTCCATGAAGACGTGGGCCTACCGGCAGGACCAGCTGCCCTCGACCCACCCGATCATGGCCGAGATCAACGACCTCGACGACGTGCTCGTCAACTTCGACGGCATCACCTACGCCAAGGGCGCGAGCGTCCTGAAGCAGCTCGTGGCGTACGTCGGCATGGACGAGTTCTTCGCGGGCGTGCAGGCGTACTTCAAGCGTCACGCCTTCGGCAACACGCGCCTGTCCGACCTGCTGGGCGCGCTGGAGGAGACCTCCGGCCGTGACCTGGGGACCTGGTCCCAGAAGTGGCTGCAGACCGCCGGGATCAACGTCCTGCGCCCGGAGATCGAGACAGACGGTGAAGGCGGGGCGGGCGTCATCACCTCCTTCGCGATCCGTCAGGAGGCCCCCGCCCTGCCCGCCGGCGCGAAGGGCGCGCCCACCCTGCGCCCGCACCGTATCGCCGTCGGCCTGTACGAACTCGACGCCGAGAGCGGCAAGCTGGTGCGCGACGAGCGGGTCGAACTGGACGTGGACGGCGAGTCGACCGCCGTACCGCAGCTGGTCGGCAAGCACCGCCCCGCCGTCGTCCTGCTCAACGACGACGACCTGTCGTACGCCAAGGTCCGGCTGGACGAGGAGTCCCTCGCGTTCGTCACCGAGCACCTCGGGGATTTCGAGTCGTCGCTCCCTCGCGCCCTGTGCTGGGCCTCGGCCTGGGACATGACGAGGGACGCGGAGCTGGCGACCCGTGACTACCTCTCCCTCGTCCTGTCGGGCATCGGCAAGGAGTCCGACATCGGTGTCGTGCAGTCGCTGCACCGCCAGGTGAAGCTGGCCATCGACCTGTACGCCGACCCGGCGACCCGCGAGGCCCTGCTGAACCGGTGGACCGACGCCACGCTCGCCCACCTGCGCACGTCCGCACCGGGCAGCGACCACCAGCTGGCCTGGGCGCGGGCGTTCGCGGCGACGGCCCGCACGCCGGAGCAGCTGGACCTGCTGGATTCCCTGCTCGAAGGCGCGCATACGATCGAGGGCCTGGCCGTCGACACCGAGCTGCGCTGGGCGTTCGTGCAGCGGCTCGCGGCGGTCGGCCGCTACGACGAGACGGAGATCGCCGGCGAGTACGAGCGGGACAGGACGGCCGCCGGTGAGCGCCATGCCGCCAGTGCCCGTGCCGCCCGGCCGACGGAAGAGGCCAAGGCGGAGGTGTGGGCGCAGGTCGTCGAGTCCGACAAGCTGCCGAACGCCGTCCAGGAGGCCGTCATCGGCGGTTTCGTCCAGACCGACCAGCGTGAGCTGCTCGCCCCGTACGCCGAGAAGTACTTCGAGGTGGTCAAGGGCGTCTGGGACTCCCGCTCGCACGAGATCGCCCAGCAGATCGCGGTCGGCCTCTACCCGGCCGTCCAGGTCTCGCAGGAGACGCTGGACCTGACGGACGCCTGGCTGGCCTCCGCCGAGCCGGGCGCGGCCCTGCGCCGCCTGGTCTCCGAGTCCCGCTCGGGCGTGGAGCGCGCGCTGAAGGCACAGGCGGCCGACGCGCGGGCGTAG
- a CDS encoding SDR family NAD(P)-dependent oxidoreductase — translation MLLTDKTAIVYGAGGSIGGAVARAFAAEGARVHLVGRTRKTLQTVADDIKDAEVAVVDALDEAAVEEHLARVGDVDISFNLVTRGDVQGAPLTEMPVDDFLRPVVDGTRANFITARGAARRMAERGSGVILTLNSGSAHGSPMMGGTGPADAAIDTLVRNLAVECGPRGVRAVGLWAAGVPETFTVEKLSAVNPAIDAAAVQGIIDQLAGMRMTRRNPTLAEVAATAVFLASDHAAGITGTFVNVTGGMVVR, via the coding sequence ATGCTGCTCACCGACAAGACCGCGATCGTCTACGGCGCAGGCGGATCGATCGGCGGGGCGGTCGCCCGCGCCTTCGCGGCCGAGGGCGCCCGCGTGCACCTCGTCGGGCGCACCCGCAAGACGCTTCAGACGGTGGCCGACGACATCAAGGACGCCGAGGTCGCCGTGGTGGACGCCCTCGACGAGGCGGCCGTGGAGGAGCATCTCGCCCGCGTCGGCGACGTCGACATCTCCTTCAACCTCGTCACACGCGGCGACGTGCAGGGCGCCCCGCTCACCGAGATGCCCGTGGACGACTTCCTGCGGCCCGTCGTCGACGGCACCCGCGCCAACTTCATCACCGCCCGCGGCGCCGCCCGCCGGATGGCCGAACGCGGCTCGGGCGTGATCCTCACCCTCAACAGCGGTTCCGCGCACGGCAGTCCGATGATGGGCGGCACAGGGCCCGCCGACGCCGCCATCGACACGCTCGTCCGCAACCTCGCGGTGGAGTGCGGCCCGCGCGGGGTGCGGGCCGTCGGCCTGTGGGCGGCCGGAGTGCCCGAGACCTTCACCGTCGAGAAGCTCTCCGCGGTCAACCCGGCCATCGACGCCGCCGCCGTGCAGGGCATCATCGACCAGCTCGCCGGGATGCGCATGACCCGCCGCAACCCCACCCTCGCCGAGGTCGCCGCCACGGCCGTCTTCCTCGCCTCCGACCACGCGGCCGGCATCACCGGCACCTTCGTCAACGTGACCGGCGGCATGGTCGTGCGCTGA
- a CDS encoding NUDIX hydrolase produces the protein MRRKLRVAAYAMCVRDGQLLLARWIDGDGVPEWTLPGGGMEHGEDPYDTVRREVDEETGYDIEVTGLLGVDTNRRRFPRRFGRTVDHQGLRLIYEARITGGELRPEVGGSTDMAAWHPLEEVAGLNRVGLVDAGLALWRERPASGHVTPAARE, from the coding sequence GTGCGAAGGAAACTGAGGGTGGCGGCCTACGCCATGTGCGTCCGTGACGGGCAACTCCTCCTGGCCCGTTGGATCGACGGGGACGGGGTCCCCGAGTGGACCCTGCCGGGCGGCGGAATGGAACACGGGGAAGACCCCTACGACACCGTGCGGAGGGAAGTCGACGAGGAGACCGGCTATGACATCGAGGTGACGGGCCTGCTGGGCGTCGACACGAACCGGCGCCGCTTCCCCCGCCGCTTCGGCCGCACGGTCGACCACCAGGGTCTGCGGCTGATCTACGAGGCGCGCATCACCGGCGGTGAACTCCGCCCCGAGGTCGGCGGATCCACGGACATGGCGGCCTGGCATCCGCTGGAGGAGGTGGCGGGCCTCAACCGGGTGGGACTGGTCGACGCCGGACTGGCGCTGTGGCGGGAGCGGCCGGCGTCGGGACATGTGACACCGGCCGCCCGCGAGTGA
- a CDS encoding LysR family transcriptional regulator encodes MAEWDIRKLQILRTLRERGTVTATAEALRMTPSAVSQQLTNLAKQLGVPLLEAHGRRVRLTDAARLVLGHAEAVFEQLERADAELTAYAHGEVGEVRIGAFSTAVPALVVPAVKALRTAHPGVSVRVREAEAGEAYELLAAGDVDLALSLAAQAPTAAGPRFTRVPLLADPLDVALPRDHALAAVDGLRLAGLAGERWIFGGSGPWSDITRGACEAAGFSPVQAHSAAGWTAILAMVEAGMGVALVPRMAVVGREGVVMRELSADRPRRHVVAAVRKGAEEGAAVGRVLEVLRTVAEGLTEKSVRTRITGTDSR; translated from the coding sequence ATGGCCGAGTGGGACATCCGGAAACTGCAGATCCTGCGGACGCTCAGGGAGCGGGGGACCGTGACCGCGACGGCCGAGGCGCTGCGGATGACGCCGTCGGCGGTGTCGCAGCAGCTGACCAACCTGGCCAAGCAGCTCGGCGTGCCGTTGCTGGAGGCGCACGGGCGGCGGGTGCGGCTGACGGACGCGGCGCGTCTGGTGCTCGGGCACGCCGAGGCGGTGTTCGAGCAACTGGAGCGCGCCGACGCCGAGTTGACGGCCTACGCGCACGGTGAGGTCGGCGAGGTGCGGATCGGCGCCTTCTCCACCGCCGTACCCGCCCTCGTCGTACCGGCTGTGAAGGCGCTCCGAACCGCGCACCCCGGGGTGAGCGTGCGGGTGCGGGAGGCGGAGGCCGGGGAGGCGTACGAGCTGCTGGCCGCCGGGGACGTCGACCTCGCGCTGTCCCTCGCCGCACAGGCCCCGACGGCGGCCGGCCCCCGCTTCACCCGCGTCCCGCTGCTCGCCGACCCGCTCGACGTCGCTCTGCCCCGCGATCACGCCCTCGCCGCCGTGGACGGGCTGCGGCTCGCCGGTCTCGCCGGGGAGCGGTGGATCTTCGGCGGGAGCGGGCCCTGGTCGGACATCACGCGCGGGGCCTGCGAGGCGGCCGGCTTCAGCCCCGTCCAGGCGCATTCGGCGGCCGGGTGGACGGCGATCCTGGCGATGGTCGAGGCCGGGATGGGGGTCGCGCTCGTACCGCGCATGGCGGTTGTGGGCAGGGAGGGCGTGGTGATGCGGGAACTGTCGGCGGACCGGCCGCGACGGCACGTGGTGGCGGCCGTACGCAAGGGCGCCGAGGAGGGGGCGGCGGTGGGGCGGGTGCTGGAGGTGTTGCGGACTGTTGCCGAGGGCCTCACCGAGAAGTCGGTCCGGACCCGCATCACGGGCACCGACTCGCGATAG
- a CDS encoding DUF1203 domain-containing protein, which translates to MTTYTARPVEPSALKELRTADDAGRPMTPVTDDEGGAPLRCCLRRSEAGERIALVSYAPLRRWAAATGAEPGAYDEQGPVFIHADECPGPEGDGYPFANAHRTVRHYSADGHILGGELVDAPDHDAFHNAFHNAFHNAFDDPSVALVHVRAVEYGCFLYEVRRV; encoded by the coding sequence ATGACCACGTACACCGCACGACCCGTCGAACCGTCCGCCCTCAAGGAGCTGCGCACCGCCGACGACGCGGGCCGCCCGATGACCCCCGTCACCGACGACGAAGGCGGCGCCCCGCTCCGCTGCTGTCTGCGTCGCAGCGAGGCCGGCGAACGGATCGCCCTCGTCTCCTACGCGCCCCTGCGCCGCTGGGCGGCCGCGACGGGCGCCGAGCCCGGTGCCTACGACGAGCAGGGCCCCGTCTTCATCCACGCGGACGAGTGCCCCGGTCCGGAGGGCGACGGCTACCCGTTCGCCAACGCCCACCGCACGGTCCGCCACTACTCGGCCGACGGGCACATCCTCGGCGGCGAACTGGTGGACGCCCCGGACCACGACGCCTTCCACAACGCCTTCCACAACGCCTTCCACAACGCGTTCGACGACCCGTCCGTGGCACTCGTCCACGTCCGGGCCGTCGAGTACGGCTGCTTCCTCTACGAGGTCAGGAGGGTCTAG
- a CDS encoding aspartate-semialdehyde dehydrogenase translates to MRVGIVGATGQVGTVMRRILKERAFPATELRLFASARSAGTVLDGVTVEDAATADYSGLDIVLFSAGGATSKALAEKVAAQGPVVIDNSSAWRRDPEVPLVVSEVNPHAVADRPKGIIANPNCTTMAAMPVLSVLHAEAGLEALVVATYQAVSGSGLAGVAELHGQAQKVIADADKLTHDGGAVDFPEPGVYKRPIAFNVLPLAGSIVDDGLNETDEEQKLRNESRKILEIPELKVSGTCVRVPVFSGHSLQINARFARPISPERATELLAGAPGVALSDIPTPLQAAGQDPSFVGRIRRDETVDNGLALFVSNDNLRKGAALNAVQIAELVAAELKG, encoded by the coding sequence GTGAGGGTCGGAATCGTCGGAGCCACCGGGCAGGTCGGCACGGTCATGCGCAGGATCCTCAAGGAGCGTGCCTTCCCGGCCACCGAGCTGCGCCTGTTCGCCTCGGCCCGCTCGGCGGGGACGGTCCTGGACGGCGTGACGGTGGAGGACGCGGCGACCGCCGACTACAGCGGCCTCGACATCGTGCTGTTCTCCGCGGGCGGCGCGACCTCGAAGGCGCTGGCCGAGAAGGTCGCCGCACAGGGCCCCGTCGTGATCGACAACTCCTCCGCCTGGCGCCGGGACCCGGAAGTACCCCTGGTGGTATCCGAGGTGAACCCGCACGCGGTCGCCGACCGGCCCAAGGGCATCATCGCCAACCCGAACTGCACGACGATGGCGGCGATGCCGGTCCTGAGCGTGCTGCACGCCGAGGCCGGCCTGGAGGCGCTGGTCGTCGCCACCTACCAGGCGGTGTCCGGCTCGGGCCTCGCGGGCGTGGCGGAGCTGCACGGCCAGGCGCAGAAGGTGATCGCCGACGCGGACAAGCTGACGCACGACGGCGGCGCGGTCGACTTCCCGGAGCCCGGCGTCTACAAGCGCCCCATCGCCTTCAACGTGCTCCCCCTCGCCGGCTCGATCGTCGATGACGGCCTGAACGAGACGGACGAGGAGCAGAAGCTCCGCAACGAGTCCCGCAAGATCCTGGAGATCCCCGAGCTGAAGGTCTCCGGCACCTGCGTCCGCGTCCCGGTCTTCTCGGGCCACTCCCTCCAGATCAACGCCCGCTTCGCGCGCCCGATCTCCCCGGAGCGCGCGACGGAGCTGCTGGCCGGCGCCCCGGGCGTCGCGCTCTCCGACATCCCGACGCCTCTCCAGGCCGCCGGCCAGGACCCGTCCTTCGTCGGCCGCATCCGCCGCGACGAGACCGTGGACAACGGCCTGGCCCTGTTCGTCTCCAACGACAACCTCCGCAAGGGCGCCGCGCTGAACGCGGTGCAGATCGCGGAGCTGGTGGCGGCCGAGCTGAAGGGCTAG
- a CDS encoding sigma-70 family RNA polymerase sigma factor, which produces MVAQVCASCGKPLPARAGRTGRSSVYCTAACRQKAYRKRHDLDQSGAAGAAGAAGVDGLIEDIARQVKELAPQPPSVLYSGATELSSSVARLRRVARLARDTANVSRETAEVAQDTAKASRDTAKESVTPDPVTERSRPESLLTEADFAALTESHRREIQVHCYRMTGSYDDAEDLVQETFLRAWRARDGFEGRAGARTWLYRIATNACLDFQRRTARRPQRYEPVPGMNHGTGEPPARVTWLQPYPDDELPTADEDRPDIAAVSRETLELVFLAAIQHLPPRQRAVLILRDVLGLTAAETAEALDLTVASANSALQRARPTLRDHLPRRRADWTATEPTEAQRAVLQRYMAAAERLDFAAMTDLLSKDVTLTMPPNPFWFTGRDALVEFLRPTLDPASPMFFGHWRHLPARANGQLAAGGYVRRPGTNVYRAQVLDVLRFDGDDRVVEVVSFEPHLFPAFGLPLRL; this is translated from the coding sequence GTGGTCGCCCAGGTCTGTGCCAGCTGTGGCAAACCGCTTCCCGCCCGGGCCGGCCGCACGGGCCGCAGCTCGGTGTACTGCACGGCCGCCTGCCGGCAGAAGGCGTACCGCAAGCGGCACGACCTCGATCAGTCCGGAGCGGCGGGAGCGGCCGGAGCTGCCGGAGTGGACGGCCTGATCGAGGACATCGCCCGGCAGGTGAAGGAGCTGGCACCGCAGCCTCCCTCGGTCCTGTACTCGGGAGCGACCGAACTCTCGTCGTCCGTGGCACGGCTGCGGCGGGTGGCACGACTGGCCCGGGACACGGCGAACGTGTCCCGGGAGACGGCGGAAGTGGCCCAGGACACGGCGAAGGCATCCCGGGACACGGCGAAGGAATCCGTCACACCGGACCCCGTTACGGAACGCTCCCGCCCCGAATCCCTCCTCACCGAAGCCGACTTCGCCGCCCTCACCGAGTCCCACCGGCGCGAGATCCAGGTGCACTGCTACCGCATGACGGGCTCCTACGACGACGCCGAGGACCTCGTGCAGGAGACGTTCCTGCGGGCCTGGCGGGCCCGGGACGGCTTCGAGGGGCGGGCCGGCGCACGCACCTGGCTGTACCGCATCGCCACCAACGCCTGCCTCGACTTCCAGCGCCGCACCGCCCGCCGCCCACAGCGCTACGAACCGGTTCCCGGCATGAACCACGGCACCGGCGAACCACCCGCCCGGGTCACCTGGCTGCAGCCCTACCCCGACGACGAGCTGCCCACCGCCGACGAGGACCGTCCGGACATCGCCGCCGTCTCCCGCGAGACCCTGGAGCTGGTCTTCCTCGCCGCCATCCAGCATCTGCCGCCCCGCCAGCGCGCCGTGCTGATCCTGCGGGACGTGCTCGGCCTGACGGCGGCCGAGACCGCCGAGGCCCTCGACCTGACCGTGGCCTCCGCCAACAGCGCCCTACAGCGGGCCCGCCCCACCCTCCGCGACCACCTGCCCCGCCGGCGCGCCGACTGGACCGCCACCGAGCCCACCGAGGCCCAGCGCGCCGTCCTGCAGCGGTACATGGCCGCCGCGGAGCGGCTCGACTTCGCGGCGATGACCGACCTGCTGAGCAAGGACGTCACCCTCACCATGCCGCCGAACCCGTTCTGGTTCACGGGCCGCGACGCCCTCGTCGAGTTTCTGCGCCCGACCCTCGACCCGGCGTCCCCCATGTTCTTCGGGCACTGGCGCCACCTGCCCGCCCGCGCCAACGGCCAGCTGGCGGCGGGCGGTTACGTCCGCAGGCCGGGAACGAACGTCTACCGTGCCCAGGTCCTCGACGTCCTCCGCTTCGACGGCGACGACCGCGTCGTGGAGGTCGTGTCCTTCGAACCGCATCTCTTTCCGGCCTTCGGCCTGCCGCTGCGCCTGTGA